The Coffea arabica cultivar ET-39 chromosome 10e, Coffea Arabica ET-39 HiFi, whole genome shotgun sequence region AGCCAACTACAAAAGCTAAAATACAGAGAAAATTACAGATCTGCAACAAAGCAGGAGTAATGCCTTGCAGTCTGAGCCTTGAAGAAAGAAGCACTCCCCTGATCATGGTAGTCCTAAGTGTCTATAAATAGGTAAATCTGTGTCACAATGAGTCCTAACACCTAGTCAGACAGCAAATGCAACTTCTATAACTATTATCCTTCAAACGTACATATATTTGTTCGTAGGAGACAATGAATCAGAAATGGATATGATTCCTTAGTCTGGAAAATTCTGCTAATTAACTTTTGCATAAGATTTAGATTAATACAGACAAAGAAATGCAACCTCAGCATCTGGTACCATCAAAATACAGTTGGCAACAAACTTTGCTGCCATTATGCAATTTCTATCATGTATAATAAAAACTCTAGTCAACAGCTCCAACAATTACAGAAAAAAAGCCTGAATCATTTTCTGGCTTCAAAATCTAGTACTCTACTGCCATCAGCCTTTTCTCCCTCAAACCAAAACATTCTGGTGTACTAATAAAACAGCAACTAATGATGTTTATCTGCATAGGCATTTCATAACTGCTTTTTTCCAGAAGCGTGCCTGTGGGATACTTCAAAAATTCGCATAATTAACATACCTAACAtgtaaacaaaaaaataaacctAGACTTCCTCTACAGTCACAATCCTAAACATAATCCATTCACCCACTTCTTTTCTTCCATTGTATTCAAATCAAGATTAAGCTTGCAATGGCACCTAATGTATGATTATCCTGATCACCAAAACTAGTTTTACAAACTGACATGGCTTTCCAAATTTCCTATCAGTTACCCCAGAAAATGCTCAAATTTCCAAACCTCGCCTTCCCATCCAACCAACTTCTACTGTTCTGGGATTCAGAGGTTTCCAATCTCTGAAGTGCAGTGCCTAATATGAGTATCTATTCAGCGCTGGTATATATCCATCTAACTTCGTTCAATACCAGGAAGAAGAGAAGAGGGACAAAAAGAAAGAACGTAAATAAAGAGTGAAGTCAAGAGTTGTCTGTCGCTACCAAAACGTATAGCTCGAAGAACTCGCAGTGGATCATCCAAAAAGGTTTGCTTTGGAGGCAATGGAGTCactatttttccagatttaagaTCTGATATGCCTGAATTGAAAAAAAGTAGAGCTTTTTCAGAATGGGGAAAGACCACAAAAAATGATGCACGAAACTAAATCTTTCGGAAAAAGAATGCAAAAGACAGTAGAATATATTCAATTTACCTCTTTCAGTCAAATCTTCCACTGAATCTTTGTTAATGTTGTAGAACAAACTGTAGCAACAATATTGTAAATGAAAGGCAttgaagggggaaaaaaaaggtcaaTTTCACTGTTTCATCTGACTTATTTACAAGAAAATGTACTGTTATCCCTtcctaataaaattatatacCAACTTGAATAAAgagataaaagaaaatgaaataaagaacagaagaagcaaaaagaaagaaaaaaccaagTGACAAATGCACTTCTTCAGTTTCAAGTttgaaaaatgacaaaaaaattgcagaaaggaACAGGaagagaaaatcaagaaatgcaTTAAAAAAATCCAGCACAAAGCGAGCAGATAGCTATTATTTTGCCCTCTCTAACGAACAGACAGTTTAGAAGACAACGATAACCAAAAAAAATGCGCGCTGACAAATACCTGTTAATGGTTAAATCCCTACGATATGCATCCTCCTTTGCAGTACCAAATCtctaaataatataaaataaaataaaataaaaagaggtcagaaaaagaaacaaaaggttTTCAACATCCTTAACTGCATAGTCTTTCCCAACACGAGAGTTTCCAGGAAAAGCAGATTTCATAGTCATACTGCAGATAGAAACTCAAAATGCTTGGCACACTTAAGAAATCCCCCTCCCCTCACCCCCTCCccccctttaaaaacaaaaaccacaccccaccaaaacaaaacaaaacagtgGAACTTTGCACTCAGAACCACAATGAAACTAGCCATAATTTATAAAAGTAAAATTCATTTAAGGATAAGCATTAGTGAGAAGAATTTTAGCCCTACCAAACTACTCATAATAAACAAGTTGATTCAACCATAGTCTCATATCTTGTTACAGTAGAGTTTCTACCATTTGCTCAAGAAAGATTTCCCTTATGTTTGATGGGACTTTTTAAGCCATTAAAGTTATTAGTATTAAACTGATTCCACTTTTTAACTTCATTGTCTTCATAACAGGTAAATAACTAAAATCTTGCAATAAATGTGGCCAAATCACAGACTTTCTTCAATTGCCATTTCATGGTTTACCTTTTATGACTTAACAAGGAACATACTGGTTGGGGTGCAAACAATAGTATAAAAAACACGGAGGTACAATAATGTGTGACTGAGTGAGGACTTGCATGCAGAAAATAACATACAACTAGGATCACAAAGATTGGAAAAACACAGAATTTTAGAAGacaaagaaaactctcaatatTGAAGCTATTGGTTGCAAATAAGTGCCAAGACCCCAAAATATTGTATGAATAAAAGATTCCTAACTTCTGGACCATAATTGTTACCAAATTCATACATGTTAAGAAGTCTATACATGACAACCATGTCCAGTCCATGAGACATCATCTCAACAAGTTCTCCAAAACATCTACAGAGTAAAGCCTCCAACATAATCTTAAAGCCAACCCTTTTTGCTGTATCAGTTCTTACCATCACTGGGATACGGCTACTCTCACTATAGTCTTCAGATCTTAAGTTAACAAAATCAATCCATACATCAAACAAGCGCATCCTAGCTGTTTCCAAGTGTTTTGACTGATCAGGATTGCTGCAGCAACAAAACAGAAAATATCTatttcaatttcaccatcaaaTGACACATTCTAATATGCTATTATCAGGTTCAAGAATTTTCAGCTAGAAATAAGGATTGGCAACTATAAAAACAAATTATTTCTTATGTGAAATTAATCTGATAAAAGCTCAATTACAGACTTAGCCCCAAAAACTCACAACTGTACCATAGACAATtagattacaaaaaaaaaaaaaaaacccaatctAACAACTGTAAAGTCGAGTTTGCACAGTCACATAGACCAGTAAATCTGGTTCTAGATGAGCACAAAACCAAGGAAGACCAGCTCTTGGAATTTGAATCCATTCTTATAAATGTACAATCAGCCCACCCACATATCTAATGCACTCTACCTTTACAtaaaccaataaaagtagtaattTTGTTAAGGAGCACCAACTGCTTACAGCTCAGTTATCTCTTATAGCTCTATGAAGTTAAGGCTGAGTTGTGCACAATCTCCAAAAGTAAAAGGGTGTTCCAGAATTGACATGTAAGTGGTTTCTGATTAGGGTCCCAATTGAAAGCTCCACCCCAATCTGTGTGTACGTATGTATTGCAGTTTCACCATAGATTGAGTCATTCGGGTACTGGTCGATGTTAATTCAGTAGAAGTAATAATTGTGAATCACAAAATACCAATACAATGCGCTTGCAAATTTGCATTTTTCGGTTCATTCTCCCTAAGCTTCTCATATATTCAATAGACATTAATAAAATATAACCGCAACAAGCTATAAACTCTAAGAAGAATCCCACATGAACAAGATACACATGTAAAAGTACATACAGTAATAAACACCTAACACATATGAACACAAATATCTGGCGGTACAAAATGGTACTAAAAAGTGGAAATTCTAATGAACAAACTCAATACAACAAtgattgaagaaaaaagaagaaaagaaaaaaaagagcatTGTTCATCTTACTTATCAAGTCAAAGAGTGAAATGCCTTTTTCATCCCTCCTTTTTCTTGTCACAAAATTTAGctaaaattcataaaaacaAAGCAGCATCATTACATGTCAAATATGTACTAGCATATGATATAAAATGCCAGTATGCAACCTGTCAGCAAATCAGGATACAGAAAAGGGGATATGTTGAACGCTAAAGAAACTTAACAtagcattaaaaaaaataaaacccgAATTCATAGAGAATAAATCACATTTGAAACTAAAATTGTACAAAAATAATTGGTTTggtaaataatttttaattatacaAGCTTAGATTGTAGCTTACATTTGATCTTATTCAGATTCAATAACATGCCTATACGTAAACATGATCTACATCCAATTCGATAAACATTTCCCCCCATCGCCACAGCCCTCCACTCTTCCTAGCCAAGATTTCAAAGTCGAAATTTGCTTCTTTGTACCATCTCTACTTCCTCCAACCCCATTGTAGCTTTTGAATTATTAATGACTATTAGCCCTTCTCTTAGTTTTCTTCCAGCTTAATTTTGCCTCATCTTTTCTGCTTCTTTTCCCCTCCTCCCAATTTTCATTGTTTCAGCATCCATAtaaacttatatttttaaagcagTAATGTGATTGAAGTTGCATTGGAAGACCTCTAAAGTTGCTCTACTGGTGTTAATTTGGAGGGATTTTGTTCAAATTGTACAGGTCTTTTCATCCGTCTGGCCTGGCATCTTTGTATATCCAGTATCTCCAGGTGATGACACGTGTTTCTATCACATAATACTACAAGATATAATAGCTAGAACATTTTACATAGCCCATAAGACTTTCCAATTTGCTGCCCCTTTCACCGTTTACTGCAATTTTAGTCAACAACCTAATTCATTTTAAATCTATTTCAAGACTGAAGAGACATATAAGTTTCCAAAAGAAACATTCAATAATAAAATATGCTTGACTACCAAATTTTGGTAAGTTCCTCACTAAAATTTACATGCAAAGAAAGTATGCATTACAAAAAGGATGGAGAAACAAATCAAATCACGTACCACTGAATAACACCAATTCCTGGAGTTTCCTCACCAGTATATGACAAGTACTCATTGATTTTTTCACAAAACTCTCTTCCCGACATAGTGTCAATAGCAACATCGATATCATCACTATCTTTACCAAGAAGCTGCATCAATGATATTCAGAAATGTGTTAAGTCATCAGAAAAATAAATGTGTTTCATATGATAAATTCAATTTATATCAACTGATGAATTTGTTCAACAAGGTTTAATAAAGAGCCAACACATTTCAGTCGACCATCAAATGATGCAagattaaaagagaaaaaaccaaCCCCCAACAActacagaaaatgtaaaatttacAAAGCAGGAAAAAAAGGGCCAGATAAACTGTCAACTTTAAACTTTTGCGGCATCTAATGTAGATATCCTTTGCTAATACTAAAAGCCACCAATAAATTAATATTCAGGCTTCCCGCCAAAAGTTAAATCTATCTCCTTATCTTAACAACATTGGTAAATAATTCCATTTCTAATTTCGCCCAATTTTCCTCCAGAAAATCTCATATGCCCCCAACCGAAAACAGAATTAGGAAATTATGGTAAACtgaaccgagagagagagagataacaACCAAGAATCTCAATGAAAAGGAGGAAAACCAATAGCATTCACCGAAAAAAAATTAACCACCCAGAATCCcaataaaaaggggaaaacaaACAGCATTTCGCCAGAAATAACTTACCTTATCACGAACCCAGCCACCGGCAACACGGAGTTCAGTTTCGAGATCAAAATGGCGGACAACTTGAAGAAGCCGATGAAAAATTTCCTTCTCCTTTGGGGTTAATTCGATGTGGTCTTTGACCTGAATTGGCGGTTGAGACGAtgcagtagtagtagtagttatCGACATTGTTGAATTGTAAAATCGAAGAAATGGTCCGGTGGATTTGAAGGAAGAGAATTTCAAGGAGGAATTTGCAGTGTTGGGGCGAATTGGAGATTTTCTCAGAGGAGGAAAGGAGATCAAAGGACGGAAGAAAAAAGGTCGGGTTTGGGAAGTGAAGAGGCCGTTAGCGCTTCTGTTTAAAGATATGGGCAGTTTCATAGTTAGTTCGTTTTGAGGGGTTTTGGGTTTAAAGAATTGGATGCAATTTATGGCTAAAAGAGTTTTTTGAGTAGCATTTTCTACTGCAGTGTGGGGAACCAGGGAACTGCAGTAGAGAACCAGGGAAAGCTTTCCCTGGTTTAACCAAATTGCTAACAGcagaaaaaacataaaaagcTCTCGTCTGACCACTGGATTTAATCTAACAATAATAAGACTGTAAGAGAACTTAAATAGCCCTCATCTGGTCACTGGATCAATTCCATTGGTTACGAAAAGGTTGCAACTCGTcgctatcatttttttttcgctagtttggattttttttttaattacaaagaatgaaagttgtgGGTTCTCTAGCAAATTAGTAACAGGTCAATCAGGGTATCAATAAATTTATCAAAGCTTACAGGTATCACACAAAAAATGACATCCCCACTGAATTACTAGAGGTTTctcaagaaaagggaaaaacaatTTTCCTTCGTACCAAAAGAAATTCATGCACTAGCTATGAgtgtaaaaaataaaagaatcatTTTGGTTTTTTTACACCTTTTAATCTTTTTCTTGCAACAAACATAGAAATAAAAGAGTAATTTCCTTCTTACTTTTTGAAATTGGTTGGTTTTTCCTCTATTTGATTTTCTACAACGAGAAAATCTTTCAAAACATCTcttacattttataaaataattttttagtcccttacttttaaaagtgtaattttacgtcctttacaaattcacattagtTAAATTTGATCCTATTTAAATTTTCGATTAGTTTTTTGCCGGAATCAACCACCTGCCCTGTACGTTATcattttttaaggacaaaattgtcaaattaaattttgtataatCTGATCCATAGTTTCttacatttcataaaatgaattttttcatcctcatatttcacaaaatgaattttttcatccctcattgatcatgtatacgaatagcatttttttttaaaacttatatatatgtctatttgattttacctgaacagtacgaatagcatgtaatatatcccTATTTAATTTTGTCTAAACATACTGTTCAGGtgaaattaaatatatatatatatatatatatatatatatataggtttaaaaaaattgttagtttttcactcatgTTCATTTCCTTTGACtcgaaaattgaaaataaagaagacatttaatcctaaacactatcgagtgtttatatctaattaaattttggacagaaaaaataaacaaaagaaaagtattaCAAAAAGAAGCAAGTGATTGGcacttttaaattttaagaCAATCACATGGCAAGTAATTCAATAATTGGTCTTAAAGGTGGTGAGTAGAAACTTCagatttaaattgcaatttatTAGCATAACTATAGAATTCAAATAGGACTCATTAATTAGATGATcttattatacaactcaataaatgaattgttaccaaaagagaaaaagtcaCAAAAATTGAATAGGTTCACatgatgaaatcaaatagatttaGACATGGgttttaaataaaattgttagttttaaacccatgtatatatctattgaatagcatgtgtacAACTACAAATAGCctatttaggtgaaatcaaatagagatatattacatgctattcatgttgttcaggtgaaatcaaatagatatatgcataggtttttaaaaaaaaaaaaaaaaaactattcgtaCACATAGttaatgagggatgaaaaaattcattttgtgaaatgtgagaaataaatttatgaaatgtgaaggacaaaataattcattttataaaatgtgagagactatagatcggattatgtaaaatttaatttgacaattgTATCTcttaaaaatgatcacatgcaagacACGCAATGAATTTCAGTCAAAAACTAGTCAAAAACCTAAATAGAAATCAAAATTGactaatataaatttataaaagaagtaaaattacacttttcaAAACGagagacgaaaaaagttattttacaaaatgcgATTGACGTTTTCAACgattttcctttctacaaccgAAAACTGTGCAGCCAAAACTTAATTTGATAAAATGATACTTCTTGTTTCAAACTTTACACTTTCTGCAGGTTGCTCAAAGCCTCAAATCCTGTTGGCTAGTTGCTTATTCATCAAATGTGGAAGCAATATTATTTCATGTGGGCCTCCAAAATTCCTTTGCATCTAGTTAAAATTGGGTAGGCACTCGTCACAAATGTTGAGGAATTTGTCGATAATTCCATGATGATCCTATACTCTATACGTTTCATTCTATGAAGATCCACTATACTCAAGGTTAaagcatatattttttttcgaaacgatATTTGATTATATTACTTCCAAAACATGTACAAGTGCGAGCAAAGGCTCGAGATAACTTTACAATCAGTGTGTTTAACACTGAGAAAACAGAAGTTCCTCATCAATTGTGATGCCTAAGGCATATAGACTAATCCTAGAACTTAGATGATTGTTACCACTATTAACTAAACAAAAGGAGCACATATGAAACAACCCTTTCAATTGTACAATATCCTCCACCAGAGTAGCTACTCTAATATCACTTGCCGTCTGAGATCGTATGTGATTGAGGAGTTGCTTGTTCAGTACCTGGAAATGTACCTTCCCTTGTTGCAAGGTGATTGCTTTGCACATAGCCAACTTAAGTGCTACTGCTTCGTCCACTAACTGCACCCCTGAACTTCTTTCTCTTAAGGCCCATCCTATCTTTGGCTCTTGGTTCCCCTCAGCTAAAGTGATTCCAATGCCTAAGACAGGTTTGTCTGTGTATCATGTTGTCGCAACTCTCATAATCACTGATCCTTCTTCCGGCTCTAATTGCTGGTCAGCATGGTTGTCAAGTGATGTTTCTCCTGTGCTCATCCTAGTTTCTTTGTTTGTTGCTTCTTCAAATTCTAGCCATTCCTCCTGAGCCTTCTTAATTGTCCTCCACGGCTGATGATATTCCCCCTTGAATTCCCAATCATTTCTGGCCTTCCATATCTGCCACAGGATGTTGACATTTAGGGCCAGATGTTGAGATCCTGATGTTCTATACCTTGCCTCGATGATTGCTGTCCACCATCTTTTGATACTTCCATGATTTTCTTGCGTACCTTCCCATTGGATAGGTGCAAACTGCCAAATTTGTTTAGCTTCTCTGCAGTTCAGTAGCATATGCTCTACTGTCTCCCTTCCTTCCCCACACCTTCTGCAAATGGGATCACCAACTTTGGTTCTTCCATGGATGATCTCTCTCACTGGCAGTGCATTATTCAAACATTTCCACAAGAATAACTTTAGCTTGTGTTTGATTTTGAGTCTCCACATTACTTTCCACATCTTCTTATTTTGTTGCTCCCAACTCGTGGATACCTCCTCCTGAACATCTTTTTGTGGTCTTGCTCTACTGGATAGTAGTGTCTTGTACCCAGAATTGACTGAGTACTTGCCATCAGCACCATACATCCAGAAGTAACTGTCTTCTCTTCCTGATAAACTAATTGGAATGCTCAGGATTCGTTCTGCATCCACTTCATTAAAAAGCTGGAATACTAAGTTCCTATTCCATCTTTTCTGAATTATCAGTTCATTCACCTTGTGAGGACTGCTATCCAAATGTCTCTTAGTTGTCACCCTCCCATTGATTGCGTCTGGGATCCATTTGTCATTCCAAATTTGTGTGCTCCTGCCATTGCCTATTCTCCTTCTAGCTCCTTGTTCCACTAATTCCCTTGCCTCCATCAGACCCCTCCACATCCAAGATGCATTGTTTGGAACTTTGCACTTGAATATGGAGCTCATAGGAAAGTATTTGGCCTTTAGTACTTGACTGACTAGAAGATTTGGTTGTGTAAGTATCCTCCACACCTGCTTACCTAGCAATGCAGTATTGAAAGCTTCCAACTCCTTGAATCCCAAACCGCCCTTCTCCTTCACTTGAGTGATTTTCTTCCAAGAGCACCAGTGAACCTTATTCTTCCCATTTACTTCTCCCCACCAGTAGTTAGACATAATGGAGCTGATATCTTTACACAATTTTTTTGGTACTTTGAAACACGACATGGTATATGTGGGCATAGCCATGGACACCGACTTGAGCATTATCTCCTTTCCAGCTGCACTAAGAAGTCTGTTTTGCCACTTGAGGATCCTTTGCTGTATGTTCGTTCGTATGAAACCAAAGATCTGCTCCTTTGTTCTTGTAACCACCATTGGCAGGCCCAGGTACTTGCCTTGACTGACCTGTTGCATGTTCCCCATGATCTGGCAGATCTCTTGCTTCACTACTGGACTCACATTCTTGCTGAACAGGATGGAGGACTTGTCAAGATTTATAAGTTGACCTGATCCAATGGCATACACTTGCAGCACCCTCATAAGCTCTGTTGCTTGTTGCTGGTTTGCTTTGCAGAAGATTAGTGAATCATCTGCAAAGAATAAGTGCGTAATGCTTGGTCCCCGCCTGCAAATTCTCATCCCTGAAATCTTCTTGCTCTCTGCTGCTCGTCTGAGGAGATTTGAGAACCCTTCTGAGCAAAGGAGGAATAGATAGGGGGATAGGGGATCCCCTTGTCTAATGCCTCTTCCTGGAGTGACATATTCTTTAACTTCTCCATTTATAGAGAAAGAGTATGTTACTGTTCTTAAGCATTCAAAAATCCAGTTCCTCCATTTGTAGTGGAATCCCATTTTTGCCATCATTGCATCCAAGAAACTCCATTCAACTCTGTCGTATGCTTTGGACATGTCCAGCTTCACTGCCATAAACCCCTCCTTACCTTGCCTTTTGTTATTGAGATAGTGCAAATATTCATGAGAAAGCATGATGTTATCCAAAATTTGCCTACCAGGGATGAATGCGGATTGGTTTTTGCAAATGCAGAAGTGCAAAACACTTTTAAGCCTATTCGCTAAGATCTTAGCAATGATTTTGTACATAGTGTTACAAAGACTTATAGGCCTATAGAGTTTCAAAGATGTGGGATTTAGAACCTTAGGAATGAGGGTGATCACTATGTGATTGACATTTTTAAGGAGATGGCCACTATGAAAAAA contains the following coding sequences:
- the LOC113713028 gene encoding tRNA nucleotidyltransferase cca2-like, whose amino-acid sequence is MFFLLLAIWLNQGKLSLVLYCSSLVPHTAVENATQKTLLAINCIQFFKPKTPQNELTMKLPISLNRSANGLFTSQTRPFFFRPLISFPPLRKSPIRPNTANSSLKFSSFKSTGPFLRFYNSTMSITTTTTASSQPPIQVKDHIELTPKEKEIFHRLLQVVRHFDLETELRVAGGWVRDKLLGKDSDDIDVAIDTMSGREFCEKINEYLSYTGEETPGIGVIQCNPDQSKHLETARMRLFDVWIDFVNLRSEDYSESSRIPVMRFGTAKEDAYRRDLTINSLFYNINKDSVEDLTERGISDLKSGKIVTPLPPKQTFLDDPLRVLRAIRFGARFGFALDEELRKAASDEEVKAAIANKISRERIGHEIDLMVSGNQPVKALTYVSDLQLFGAVFSLPLEFEPEIPDRYDSVCVADLDSAWRLLEAIGCPFSADQQRLFLYAALFLPFRENVYKEKKAKKIPVVSYIIRNSLKLKASDAEMVISLHIATKKFVSLIPFIVSKEDIQILEVDWKREIIDVPFASKLRILAGLLLRDIKDFWRAALLLSMLLYPTDIYSATSSFEFDKRREVYNMVEEAILEKGLDKVWEVKPLVDGKEIMSILDLKTGGPLVREWQQKMIEWQLAHPFESKDKCIQWMNEASSKRARLE